The genomic interval ATCTGGTCGATAACAGCCCCCTGCGTGGCCAAATTCTTGATCCAGCCGGACGACCACTCAAAGGAGTTCAACTCAGTCTGAACGAGGTCTACGACATTCCAGCCGACACGTCACTGGTCACCTGGTGGGCCACGGCGGAATACTACGAACTTCCCTTCGTCAAGATTCATCCCCGCCGCCCGCGGTCCGCACCGGCACGCCTTCTCGGAATGCAAGCCCCAGTGACTTCCGACGCGAATGGATGCATCGAGCTCCACGGCCTCGGCGCGAACCGTGGTGTCGTCCTGACACTAAGGGGCGAGAACATCGCAATCCACAATTTCGTCGCCCTGTCGCGGGACTTGAAACAGGAAGAACAGACCAACCTATCAAGTCGAATGCACATCCCGACCTATGGACAGGACTTCACACTGACTACCGCTCCCAGTCGTTCGATCGACGGCGTGATCGTGGATTCACGCACTGGTGAACCACTGTCTGGAGTCCAGGTGGACTACCACATTCCCGGCAATCCGATTGCGAATCGCGCCCGGTTGGCTCCCACCGTCACCTCCGACAGAATGGGACATTTTCGACTGACGGGCATTCCGAGGTTACCCGAGGCACTGCTGTGCCTGAGGCCTAATCACGAACGTCCCTACCTGCCTCGGCGAATTCCCGTCACCGATTTCGATGAGCGGAAGTCGACCGCAATGTCGATCGAACTGCATCAAGGAATCTGGATCAGCGGCCGCGTTGTCGACAAAGTGACACGCGAACCTGTGTCGGGCGTCAGCATGCATTATCTCCCCTACGAAGACAACACGTTCGCGATCCCCCTGCCAGAATTTGCCGGAGATGATCCACCAGATTTGATCCTCGAACAATACCTCACTGATTTCGACGGCCGTTATCGCCTTGTCGGGCTGCCCGGTCCCGCCGTGATTGGCGCGAACAAGGATCGCGCGAACTATATCCCGGGAACCGGATTCCAAGCCCTTCGTCAAGAAGAGAGACACTTGCAGCATCTACTGAAGACCTGGCCAAACCCCAAACGTCCGTCGCGCGACTGGCCCCTATCGCTGCACGAAATCAATCCGACTCTGGCGCAGCCGAATGTGGAAGCGAATCTCGAACTCGATCCCGGACTGCACCTGACACTACGAATCGTCGACGAAGCCGGATCACTCGTCGAAGGTGCAACCTTCTTCGGACTCGACAAAACGCTCACCATCAAAGGAAATGCCGTCCGCACCATCGAGCACATGCCTCGTGGAACCATATTGGACCTGCTCGTTCAGCACCACGAACGCAGCATCGGAGCGACCATTCAGATTGAACCGCGAGAAACTCTCAACGAAGCGACGATTCGCCTCTTGCCGCTTGCGACGGTGACGGGACGATTGCTCCATGCGGATCGCCCAATGCCCGATTTGACAATCCGAGTGTTTCGCAAATCGAAAGACTTGAATGAACGGTGGCTACCAACAACGTTCATCACGGATCGGGATGGACGCTTCCGGTGTGAGCTGGTCCCTGGCGGCAATTATCATCTTGTCGCAGAAGGTCCGGGCATCATCGGGAATTTTGCCAGAATCACGAAGGACGTCGTCACGGCCGACGAGCCGCTGGATCTTGGCGATTTGAAATTGGGGCTCTACGGGACGTTCGAATCGGTCGCGAGCGCAACCATCGAGGGCGACGCACCACAACCCGCGATTCCTACGTATGACTTCGAGGGACAAGTCATCGGCCCGTACGGGCACCCCGTTCATCACGCGCGAATCTTCATCGGTTCCACTCGACTTTTTTCCCGCGACACCGATCAACTGGATCTCCATGCCATCACCGATAAGGATGGCTGCTTCCAATTCTCACTGCCTGCCTCGGACAACGGTCGTTCGTACGAAACCGCGGAATTGATCGCAGCCGCCAAAGAGTTCGGATTCGTCACCGTTCCCGCGATCGCCTGCGAAACCACAGGCAAATTAAGAGAAAAACTTCCCGAGACCGCCCGAGCGACACTGGAAAAGCGATTCCCGAAAACGCCACGAGTTCTCTACCTCCGCGCCAACGAACGGCCACTGAATCGGTCCTTCATGAAAAAGGAACAGTTCGATCTCGAACCCTGATCGACACTCCAGCATCAATCACCGATGACCGTGTCTGAGAGTATTTCCTCGTTTCCAACCTCTCGCGTGGAAACGAGGAAACGGCACACAAATCTGAAGCGTTCGCACCTCTGCTTCTCCGTGCCTCCCTCACACCGCTTCGCCCACCTCCATCAAGACGCCCCGTCGGCCCCCAATAAAACCACAGCGAGTCTTCCAAACGATTGGAACATTGGCCGTGACGCGCTCCGCAGAGATCGTATGATGGCGAGAACGCGGTCAACAGACGCGCCCATAAACGTCGTCAGCGTCGGAAAGGAGCTTGATTATGACATTCGACAAAGCCCGCAACTCCGGAATGGCTGCGAGCAGAGTTCGCGTCGCTGCTCGCAGTTCGCCCAAGCTTCCTCTGGCAAGATCCGCATCCTTCAAAGGACAAGCAGAATCCATATTGCTCAAGATGCTCAATCAAGGCGATCAAACTGCGAAAGCAATGAACACACCTAAGTCATTGCCAAATCAGATGATCGGGAACAAGCCGATCAAACGGATCATGAAGATCAAATTTTCTGGCCCTTCGGACCTTGATGTCATCGTTCACAATGGGGGATTGACGCAATTTCATCGCTGAAAACGCGAGACGCCGCGGGAGACATTCGCGACCAAGCAACACGCCGCTGGTGAAAATGGGGCTGCCCCCCCCCAAATCTGGCCCGTGAACGGTGACGACCTTCACGGATCGATTCTGACCTGATGGAAGTCGCCGCGAGACAGTTGATGGATGGGGGCGATGGCCTATACTCGTGAGCGGCCTTAAGATTCGCGCTTGCGTGTCCGCCGATTCATCCCCACTGCCTTAGTTGTTGATCCGCCTATGCCTGCCTCTGACATTGTGATTCGTGGTGCGCGCGAGCACAATCTGCAAGACGTCAGCTTAACGTTGCCTCGGAATCAACTGATCGTCATGACGGGCGTCAGCGGTTCGGGCAAAAGTTCGCTCGCCTTCGACACGTTGTACGCCGAAGGACAACGGCGCTATGTCGAATCATTGTCGTCCTACGCTCGACAGTTTCTCGGGCAGATGCCGAAACCGGATGTCGATTCGATCACAGGTCTGGCCCCCTCAATCTCCATTCAGCAGAAGGCGAGCGGTCGCAATCCCCGCAGCACCGTCGGCACGATCACCGAGATCTACGACTATCTTCGCGTTTTGTTCGCCCGCGTGTCCACCCCCGCCTGTTACCAGTGCGGTCGCCCCATCACCGCCCAAACACAAGAACAGATTCTCGATCGCGTGCTCAGACTGCCCGAAGGGACCAAATATTCCGTCCTTGCGCCGCTTATTACCCGCCAGAAAGGGGAATTCAAAGACCTGTTCGTCGATCTACTCAAGCGAGGTTTTCTGCGGGCCCGCGTCGACGGCAAATTGGTCCAACTGACAGACGACCTGCAGCTCGATAAGCAGATGAAGCACACGATCGATGTCGTCGTCGATCGACTGGTCGCCGGCAAGTCACCACGATCGCGCGTCGCCGAAGCCATCGAAGCGGCATTGAACCTCGCCGAACGCAAACTGGTCATCGCTCGAGAACCCAACTCAGACTCTCCCATTCCGCTTGATGAGTCACACGAAACACAACCAACAGGCAAGCCGACAAAAGCGTCCAAGAAACGAAACTCGAAAGCCGCGTCCGCACGATCCACCGACCTGATTGTTTCGGACGACGATGGCCCCCCCGACGACGTTCCAACCACGCTCGATGAACTCTACTCCTGTGACTATGCCTGCATGCACTGTGGCATCAGTTATGATCAACCGTCGCCACAACTGTTCAGCTTCAACAGCCCGCAAGGAATGTGTCCCGATTGCCAGGGGCTGGGCATTCGTTACGACTTCGCGATGGATCGTCTGGTCCCCGACGATACGCTCACGATTCAAAAAGGCGCTCTGGTCGTTCTGGGCAAACTGAGTTCCGTCGGCAAATGGCGAAAACATATCCTGAAAGGCGTCGCTCGCGCCATCGAAGTCGATCTGGGGCTCGCGGAGGATTCGTTCTTCAAGACCAAATGGAAAGACCTGCCGCTCGAAGGCAAAAAGCTATTCCTATACGGACTCGGTTCGCGCAATATCACCTTCGCCTACCGCTCGGGCAACAACGTCTGGAAACGGGGAGGCACCTACGCGGGCTTTATTCCCGAACTCCTCGACGAGTATCGCAAGACGCGGAACCCGATGCGGCGGGTGCAGCTTGAAAAGTACATGCACGAGACAGGCTGCGCCAGTTGTGCCGGAACCAGACTGAACCATCAGGCCCGCAGCTATCGCATCACTTCCCATAGCGCGGCGACGGCGCGAGACGAACGCAGGGGATTGAATGCCAAGCAACGGTCGCAATCCGAAGGGGTCGACCAGCAGACGACGATCGACAGCGGTTCGGGCAGCGACGCGGGAAGTTCATCTGCCCCATTGGCGCTCTCACTGCCTGAAGTCTGCTCGTTGAGCACTCTTGCGGCCTGGGACTTTTTCGGAAATCTCGAACTGACGGACACGGGGCGGCATATCGCCACCGAAGCACTCAAAGAGATTCGTGGTCGACTCGGATTCCTGTTGCGCTGCGGCCTCGATTATCTCACACTTGATCGCACGGCACCCACGTTGTCGGGTGGCGAAACTCAGCGAATTCGCCTCGCAGGTCAGATCGGCTGCGGATTGGTGGGCGTGGTTTATATCCTCGACGAGCCGTCGATCGGCCTGCATCCCCGCGACAACGTGATGTTGCTGGACAGCCTGAAAGACCTGCGCGATCAGGGTAACACCGTCATCGTGGTCGAACATGACGATGAAACCATGAAAGCGGCCGACTTCATGGTCGACTTTGGCCCCGGCCCTGGGGTCCGCGGGGGCGAAATCGTCGCTCAGGGATCTGTCGAGGACGTCAAACGATCGGCACGCAGCCTGACTGGCGCGTTCCTCAGCGGTCGTCGCGCCATCGAAATTCCCAAAATTCGTCGGCCTGGAAACGGGCAGACGATCGAGATCCAAGGCGCGACCCATCACAACCTGCGTGATGTCACCGTTCATTTTCCACTGGGAAAATTCATCTGCGTGACCGGGGTCAGCGGTTCTGGAAAAAGCTCGCTGGTCAACGACATCCTCTGGGAAGTTCTGAACCGCGACGTCAACAAGGGCGCGGGCAAACCCGGCGCCCATCGCGCCTTCTCGGGACTGGACCAGATCGACAAGGCGATCGACATCGACCAGACGCCGATTGGCCGCACCCCGCGTTCGAACCCCGCGACCTATACGAAACTGTTCGACCTTATTCGTGAACTCTACACGTTATTGCCGGAATCAAAGCTGCGCGGGTTCAAGCCCGGCCGTTTCTCGTTCAACGTCCCTGGAGGCCGCTGTGAGGCGTGCGAAGGAAACGGCGCGAACAAGCTCGAAATGGATTTCCTGGCCGACATTTGGGTGACCTGCCCAGTCTGTCAGGGTAAGCGGTTTAACAAAGAAACTCTGGAAGTCCATTTCAAAGGAAAAAGCATCAACGATGTCCTGAACATGGACATCCAGCAGGCACTTGAGCATTTCACAAATCACCCCAAGTTGATGAAATCGATCCAGACGCTGCACGATGTCGGCATGGACTACATCAAGCTCGGCCAGCCCTCGCCGACACTCTCCGGCGGCGAGGCGCAGCGCGTGAAACTTGCGAAAGAACTGAGCAAACGTTCGACGGGCAAGACGGTTTACATTCTGGATGAACCAACCACCGGCCTGCATTTTGTCGATATCGAGCATCTACTGCGTGTGCTCCACGGATTTGTCGACGCGGGAAACACGGTCGTCGTCGTCGAACATAACCTCGACGTCATCAAGACCGCCGACTGGGTGATTGACCTGGGACCCGAAGGTGGATCGGGCGGCGGCCGGATTCTGATCGAGGGCACTCCCGAAGACGTCGCCGCGTGCGAGGAATCACACACCGGCCGCGCCCTGCGCACGATTCCCGGCTTCGAATCGATCACGACCGTCGCCAAACCGCGCACAGGTAAGAAAGGGAAGGGGACCAAGAAGTCGGCGAATGGATCGCCCGCTCCCGCCACCGTCGCCGAATCGGTGCCTCGCTGGCAAACGTCCGTTGCTCTTAAGGACTCGGCCGTCGGTGCCGAGACCTCCATCGTCGTCCGCGGCGCATCACAACATAATCTTCAGCAACTTGATCTCACCATCCCGCGCGACAAGATGAGTGTCTTCTGCGGGCCCAGCGGTTCGGGAAAGAGTTCGCTGGCCATGGACACGCTTTACGCCGAAGGACAGCGGCGTTACGTCGAATCGCTGTCGGCCTATGCGCGACAGTTCCTGGGGCAGATGCCAAAACCCCGCGTGGAACATATTCACGGACTGCAGCCGTCGATCGCGATTGAACAAAAGACGATGGGTAGCACCCCGCGTTCGACGGTCGGAACCGTCACCGAAATTTACGATTATTTGCGGATTCTGTTCGCCCGCCTGGGAACGCAATACTGCCCGGATTGTGGAATCGCCGTGCAGTCTCAGACGATCGACGACGTCATCGACCGCCTGATGCGACTTACGCAAGACGGCGAAGTCTCCGATCAACGTGATTCCAAGGACGCGGACCAACCCGTTCGTCTGCTCATTCTGGCACCGCAAGAGGTCGCCGTCGGCCAGCAGTATTCGAAACTCTGGGAACGCCTGACCGACCAGGGTTATCGTCGTGTTCGAATCGACGGGGTCATCTACACGCTGGAAGATGCCCCAGACATTGATCGCAAGCGAAAGCACATCGTCGAAATTGTCGTCGACCGCGTGACCGTGAACCGGAGCGGCCGTTCGCGGCTGGCCGAGTCGGTCGAGTCGGCATTTGATCTCGGCAAGGGATTTATCCGCGTGGCGATCGTTGACGAGACGCGCGACGAGAAAAAGTGGAAGGTCCTGCCCTACAGCCTGTTTCGTGCCTGCGAAAGCTGTGGACGCAGCTTTGAAGAACTGGCACCGCACAACTTCTCGTTCAACAGTCCGCTGGGTTGGTGCCCGGTGTGCGAAGGGATCGGGATTCAACAGGGAACGAACCTGGCGGCCCTGATCTCTGATCCGACGCGCCCCCTGTCGCAAGGCGCCGTCAGTGCGTGGCCCGATCCGCTCAAATCCCCCTTGTTCGGACGCATGCTGGGTGCGATGGCCAAGGAATGCGACATCCCGCTGGACGTCCCGTTCTCGCAACTCGATCCGCTACACCAACGCGCGGTGCTGTACGGCACGGGTGAGACCTGGATCTCGTTGTCACTCGATTCCTCCGAGACAACGACGAAATCCAAGTCAAAGTCCGCATCCAAATCGGCGGCCACTGTCCGGTTCCAATACAAGGGGCTCTACCCCGCCATCGAACAAGCGGCCAGCCTGTCGTACGACTTCCGCGCCAAGCTCTATGGCCTGGTTGGTGACGTGCCTTGTTCATCGTGCAACGGCAGTCGTCTGCGAGAAGACGCCAGCGCCGTGAAACTGACCGGAAAAACGCTCAAACAACTTTGTGACTTGCCACTTCGTGAGGCGCTCGAGTTTCTGAACGCACTCAAGATGACGGCGTCGCAAAAGAAGATCGCGGGCGACTTGCTCGTCGAAGCCACATCACGACTGCGGTTCCTCGTCGAAGTCGGCCTGCACTATTTGACGCTTGGGCGTACCTTGCCGACATTGTCGGGCGGCGAGACTCAACGCATTCGGCTCGCCGGGCAAATCGGTCGCGCTCTTACCGGCGTCCTCTATGTGTTAGATGAGCCCACGATTGGACTGCACCCCAGCGACAACAGCCGACTGCTGGCGGCACTGATTAAGCTTCGTGACCTCGGTAATACTGTCGTCATGGTCGAACATGATCGCGAGGTTCTCGAAGCGGCCGACCGCTTGTACGACTTCGGCCCGGGTGCGGGACGGTTTGGCGGAATGATCACCGCCCAGGGCTCGCCACGTGAAATCAAAAAGAGCGAGGATTCGCTCACGGGCAAGTTCCTCTCGGCCCGCGAAGAAATTGTGATTCCGTCCCAGCGGCGGATGCTGCGAAAAGGTACTGAGCCGGCACCGTTGGAAACAACGAAGAGCACACGCAAATCGAAAGCGTCAAAGTCAGAAACCGCTCCAACGGTGGCGATTGCGATTGCACCACCTTCGGCGCCTCAACTGTCTGTGCCCTCCGATTCGATCCTGTTGGAATACGGGCCACCTCCCGGCGGAGGATGGCTCGAACTGCTAGGGGCCCGCCAGCACAATCTGCGAAACGTCGATCTGCGAATTCCTCTCGGCACATTGACCGCCGTGACCGGTGTCAGTGGCAGTGGAAAGAGTTCACTGATTGAAGACACGTTGGCCCGTGTGATCGCCCGCAAACTCCATCGCGCTTCGACACAACCCGGCCCCTTCGACGAACTGATCGGCTTGAATTATCTCAGCAAACTGATCGTCGTCGACCAGCAGCCCCTGGGCACGACTCCGGCCTCAAACCCCGCCACCTATACCGGCGTGTTTGAACATATTCGCGACCTGTATGCACGAATGCCCGAAGCCAAAGTGCGCGGCTACAGCGCCACTCGATTTAGCTTCAATCGAGCAGGGGGGCGCTGCGAAGCGTGCGAAGGGAATGGGCAAAAACTGATCGAGATGCACTTCCTTCCCGATGTCTGGGTCGAATGCGACACCTGTCGCGGGCAGCGATACAACGCGGAAACTCTGTCGGTCCATTATCGAGGCAAGACGATTGCCGACGTGCTTTCGATGTCGATCGGTCAGGCACTCGAACTGTTCGACAACATTCCCAAGATTCGCGGACCGCTCTCGGTCCTCGCCGCGATTGGGCTCGACTATCTGACATTGGGACAACCGGCACCGACCCTCTCGGGCGGCGAGGCCCAACGCGTCAAACTGGCCGCAGAACTGTCGCGTCCGCAAACCGGGAAGACACTCTACCTGCTGGACGAACCGACCACTGGACTGCATTTCGACGATATTCGCAAACTGCTGAAAATTCTGAACAGTCTGGTCGATGCCGGAAACACCGTCGTGGTGATCGAACACAACCTCGACGTGATCAAGACCGCCGACTGGATCATCGACCTGGGTCCACATGCCGGTTCGGAAGGCGGATGGATTGTTGCGGAGGGAACTCCTGAAGACGTCGTCCAGCAGGCGGTTCAGCATCAGGCTGCGACGCGTTCGAACGGTTCGCCTTCGACGAAAGAGCATCACGCGCAGCAAAAGACTCGCGCCACATCGTCAATCACACTTTCCGATACGGATCAGCACCGTAGCCTGACCGGCGAAATCCTCGCGGGCGTTCTCGCCGCCGGCGCTGTCGGCGAACGCGAAACGTTTGATGCAGAAGCCGCCCGAAAGAAAAAGGCCGGCGATCTCGATCCGTCCAAGATCGGCGCGGATGCCAAGATGCCATGGGAAGTTGACGGTCGGAAATGGCATACGGTCGACGGACTGGCAAACAATGGCCGCCCCCGCCGATGGAATGGCGCGATCCTGTCTCGGATCGTCGACGCCTTGGAAGAATCCGAGCAATTCAGTGCGACAAACTGGAACGAGCGCAGTACGGTTGAGATCGCGGCGAAAAAGAAGAGCATCGGCTGGTTCCTGCATGCCTATTCCGGCGATGAATGGCTGGTCACATTCAAGTTTCGAGTGCCCAAGAAATCGTTTGAAGAAGCGGAACTGTCTGCGGACCTGAACCTCAAGGATGTCAATGATCTGGACCATCTGCCGGTCTACAACCGTCAGCCACGGGTCCGAATTCGACCGTCGACGAATGGCCCCTTTGAAGACGTGACGATTTCGATCGTGGAACCGGCGGAGATCGAAACGCCCTCTTTCGAACGATTCTTCCAAACCGCTCAAAAGGCATTCGTCGAACGCGCATCCTCGGAAGCACTCAACCTTGAGGACTTAACCCCCTGGAAAAAGCTCGGACGCAAATGGCACATGATGCGAAAAGGGTTCTTGCAAGGCTCGATCGAATGGGAACCCGCCGTGCTGGAAGAACTCGTCACGCGTCTGGAAGAGATCCTGCCGAATGCAGTCATCGATTGGACACAAAAAGTCATCGTCAACTTTGTGATCGACAAAAAGCCGGTTTTGAATTTGGTGACGAAAAGACCAGCCGCACTAGACCTGACCCTGTTTGTGCCGGCCGGCGCGGTCCAACTCGGCCAGATTGCCAGTTTTGGGACCGACCCTGGAATCAGTTCCCACAAAGTCGGCCTGGATGCCGTCCGAATCCGATTTACGAACGTCAGTCAGGTCAAATCAACTGCATTCCAGACGTTTCTACGAGAACTTTGGTCCAATGTGAAAGCTTAGTTCGGCCGTTCGAGACCGCAGTCGCTTTAATGTTGTGCGAATCGCAATAGAATCACGGCGTCCACATCCTTCGCCTGCTTCAATTGTCGGAAATCTTTGATGCTGCAATTAACGCCCGAAATGTCGACGGCTTTGCTGAACCGCTTGTCGAGTCTCTCGACACCCGTCATCGTCGGCACTGCAGTATTCCACCTGCTGGTGTTCTTCTGGCTGATGGCCTGGGCACGCCGCGATCTGCGCCGCATGGCGCTCGACTTCGATCAGTTCACACGGGAACTGAAATACCGCAGCATCCTGGATCGCGGTTCCAATCTTTCAGATCAGATCGACGCGTTCCTGGCCGACATCAAAGATGTTCTGGACGACCCCGCCAAATCTGCTGAACGTCACAATCTCTGGCTTCGCATGCGCATCCTGGACGAGGAACGTCGCTATCTGCAGTCACATGCGTTCGAAACCTGGTACACAATCTGCCGGACGATGATCGAGGCGTATCCCCTGGCCGGAGTCCTTGGAACGGTCCTCGCCATCGGTGCGGCCCTTCAGTCGGGTCAAGGAAACGCTCAACAGACATTGTCGGACATTGTCCGCAATTTCGGCGAATCGATCTGGTCGACGTTCGCGGGGTTGTTCTCAGCCATGATCCTGATGTTTGTGAACAGTATCGTCGAAACAAAGTTCCGGCGTCTGACCGAAAACCGTCTCCATGTTCGCGAAACCGTGGCACGCGCCAAGCGTGAGTTATCGATCGCCGCGGGAGGCAACGGATGATTCACGTCCGGCGATTGACGCTGCAATTGACGCCGCTGCTTGACCTGCTGCTGATCGTCATGTTCGCGCAGTACATGCAAATGCAGATCACGGCCAAACAAGATACCGATCGGATTACGAAGGAACGCATCCTCGCCGAGAACGAATCCGAAGAGTTGCGTGAACAGGTCGATCGCTGGGAGACGCAACAACGCCAGTTCAATCAGCAGCAACAGGCAGAACGGGTGCTGCTGGGGCAATTGATTCGCGAACTGTTCCACATCCCAGAAGCCGCCATCAACAAAGTCATTCAGCCTCGCAGTAAGAGCGATAGCGGATTGTCGCCCAGTGAAGTCGCGGACCTGAAAGCACGTTTTCAGCAACTGGCCAATTCACGCGGCGATCAAGTCGTTGACCACCTGCTGACGTTCAATGAAATGCGCAAGCAGTTCGACATCTGGGAATTCTACTTGAACGAGGACGGAGAACTGATGGTCACCATCGGGCAGGATCGTCAGGTCGTGAAGTCAAAGGTCATCGAAACGCCCGAAGAATTCGTCGATGCCGCGTTACAAGTGCGCAAGAAATTCCCCCCCACCAAGAATGCCGTGCTGCTGCTCTGCCGGTATGGCGATTGCAGATTAGTCAACAAGCTGGCGATGACGCGCGGTCTTCCCGCCATGGCGTCCCGAATGAGATCCGACGGGCAGGGAACTGTCCATTTCGAGTACGCTGTGTTTGGTTATCGTCCGCAACCGGAACTCGACAAACAATAAACATCCGCTTCGTGGAACGAATGACAACTTGTGGCGCCGCCACTTTGTCCTGAGAGGTTCGCGAGCATCGCCATCCAACAGGTTGGCCCGCTCATCGTGAGTTCATTGAGGTGTCCATTCGGGTGCGAAGTTCCACGAGTTTGAAGCTTCACTAGAAAGTCCCATCATGGCGTATCGTCCCAGCGGACTCTTCCGCACCCGCAATATCCTGGCAGGCGCACTCATTGCAGGCATCTTTTTGGGAGCGTATTTGGGTGACAAATTGGGATTCGGAACCGGTGGCGCCGGTATCTTTGGACTTGGCAAGTCCGGTGACAGCGCCCCAGCAGACTCGAAGCCGGGAAAAACACAGGACGACGCGACGACCGAGAACGCACCGGCCGTTCCCGTACTCGAAGCCACGGCCCCCAAAGCGGTTCGTGTGATGATCGACGATCGACAGTACCTGCTTCGCGAGGGAAATCAGGACACTCCCATCACACTTCCCAAACTGATCTCATTGATCAAACAGGCCCCCGGTGATGACGATGGCTTTCGTGTACGGATCTATCAAAGCATGAATGCACGTGTCTCGGCGGAGGAGCAGCTGAAAGACGCCCTGACTGAAGCCCACATCTCAGACACCGCCGTCTTCTGGGTGCCCTCGACGGTCTCGAAGTAGACGACGCGATACACGCACGGTTTCAAGGACGTCGTCACCAGCCACATCTCGCACAGGATGAATGGACGCCATGAATCGGATCATCTCACTCTCGGTGCTGCTCGCCCTGATTGTCGTGCTGGGCGGCATGTTGTTTCAGGTGATCGCGCCGTTCATACTGCCCTTGTTCCTGGCCGCGGTTCTGGCCGTCATCTGCCAGCCACTCCATCAATTCATTCTACAGAAGGTGGGACACCGGCGGACCATTGCCGCAATTCTCTCCACCTCGACCCTGGTGGCCATGCTGGTCCTTCCACTGGTCATCGTCACCTTCATCTGTGCCATGCAGTTGTACTCGCTCGCAAATCAGCACCTGGACGGCGACTGGCATCGTGGGTTGGACCTGATCTGGAATCGCGGCATCCTGCCGGGAATTGAACGAGTCAAGCCTTACTATCCCGGCGGCCTGTCCGAAGAGCAGCTCGACAATATCAAGAATCAGTTCGCGCAGAACTTGCAGTCGCTGGCGGGACTTGTCGCGGCACGAACCTTTCAGATCGCATCATCCACCGTCGGGATGTTTGTGTCTTTGACGGTCGCCGCGGGAATGTTCATCACCGCACTCTATTATTTTCTAGCCGATGGCCCAGCCTTGATTTCCGCTGCGGAAGAATTAATCCCATTGCCCGTGGACCATCAGCGCCGTCTGTGTGAACGTTTCGCGACCGTGGTGCGAGCAGTCGTCTCTGCGACATTCCTCGCCGCGTTTATTCAGGGTTTCGCCACAGCCGTTGCCATTCAATTCTGCGGCATCGGCTACTTCTGGATTTTCCTGGCCATCGCATCGCTGGCCTCGTTGATTCCATTGGTAGGGGCGTGGATCGTCTGGGCCCCCTGCGTCGCGTGGCTTGCCCTTCAAGGACATTGGACGGCCGCCATTCTGTTG from Schlesneria paludicola DSM 18645 carries:
- the uvrA gene encoding excinuclease ABC subunit UvrA, with product MPASDIVIRGAREHNLQDVSLTLPRNQLIVMTGVSGSGKSSLAFDTLYAEGQRRYVESLSSYARQFLGQMPKPDVDSITGLAPSISIQQKASGRNPRSTVGTITEIYDYLRVLFARVSTPACYQCGRPITAQTQEQILDRVLRLPEGTKYSVLAPLITRQKGEFKDLFVDLLKRGFLRARVDGKLVQLTDDLQLDKQMKHTIDVVVDRLVAGKSPRSRVAEAIEAALNLAERKLVIAREPNSDSPIPLDESHETQPTGKPTKASKKRNSKAASARSTDLIVSDDDGPPDDVPTTLDELYSCDYACMHCGISYDQPSPQLFSFNSPQGMCPDCQGLGIRYDFAMDRLVPDDTLTIQKGALVVLGKLSSVGKWRKHILKGVARAIEVDLGLAEDSFFKTKWKDLPLEGKKLFLYGLGSRNITFAYRSGNNVWKRGGTYAGFIPELLDEYRKTRNPMRRVQLEKYMHETGCASCAGTRLNHQARSYRITSHSAATARDERRGLNAKQRSQSEGVDQQTTIDSGSGSDAGSSSAPLALSLPEVCSLSTLAAWDFFGNLELTDTGRHIATEALKEIRGRLGFLLRCGLDYLTLDRTAPTLSGGETQRIRLAGQIGCGLVGVVYILDEPSIGLHPRDNVMLLDSLKDLRDQGNTVIVVEHDDETMKAADFMVDFGPGPGVRGGEIVAQGSVEDVKRSARSLTGAFLSGRRAIEIPKIRRPGNGQTIEIQGATHHNLRDVTVHFPLGKFICVTGVSGSGKSSLVNDILWEVLNRDVNKGAGKPGAHRAFSGLDQIDKAIDIDQTPIGRTPRSNPATYTKLFDLIRELYTLLPESKLRGFKPGRFSFNVPGGRCEACEGNGANKLEMDFLADIWVTCPVCQGKRFNKETLEVHFKGKSINDVLNMDIQQALEHFTNHPKLMKSIQTLHDVGMDYIKLGQPSPTLSGGEAQRVKLAKELSKRSTGKTVYILDEPTTGLHFVDIEHLLRVLHGFVDAGNTVVVVEHNLDVIKTADWVIDLGPEGGSGGGRILIEGTPEDVAACEESHTGRALRTIPGFESITTVAKPRTGKKGKGTKKSANGSPAPATVAESVPRWQTSVALKDSAVGAETSIVVRGASQHNLQQLDLTIPRDKMSVFCGPSGSGKSSLAMDTLYAEGQRRYVESLSAYARQFLGQMPKPRVEHIHGLQPSIAIEQKTMGSTPRSTVGTVTEIYDYLRILFARLGTQYCPDCGIAVQSQTIDDVIDRLMRLTQDGEVSDQRDSKDADQPVRLLILAPQEVAVGQQYSKLWERLTDQGYRRVRIDGVIYTLEDAPDIDRKRKHIVEIVVDRVTVNRSGRSRLAESVESAFDLGKGFIRVAIVDETRDEKKWKVLPYSLFRACESCGRSFEELAPHNFSFNSPLGWCPVCEGIGIQQGTNLAALISDPTRPLSQGAVSAWPDPLKSPLFGRMLGAMAKECDIPLDVPFSQLDPLHQRAVLYGTGETWISLSLDSSETTTKSKSKSASKSAATVRFQYKGLYPAIEQAASLSYDFRAKLYGLVGDVPCSSCNGSRLREDASAVKLTGKTLKQLCDLPLREALEFLNALKMTASQKKIAGDLLVEATSRLRFLVEVGLHYLTLGRTLPTLSGGETQRIRLAGQIGRALTGVLYVLDEPTIGLHPSDNSRLLAALIKLRDLGNTVVMVEHDREVLEAADRLYDFGPGAGRFGGMITAQGSPREIKKSEDSLTGKFLSAREEIVIPSQRRMLRKGTEPAPLETTKSTRKSKASKSETAPTVAIAIAPPSAPQLSVPSDSILLEYGPPPGGGWLELLGARQHNLRNVDLRIPLGTLTAVTGVSGSGKSSLIEDTLARVIARKLHRASTQPGPFDELIGLNYLSKLIVVDQQPLGTTPASNPATYTGVFEHIRDLYARMPEAKVRGYSATRFSFNRAGGRCEACEGNGQKLIEMHFLPDVWVECDTCRGQRYNAETLSVHYRGKTIADVLSMSIGQALELFDNIPKIRGPLSVLAAIGLDYLTLGQPAPTLSGGEAQRVKLAAELSRPQTGKTLYLLDEPTTGLHFDDIRKLLKILNSLVDAGNTVVVIEHNLDVIKTADWIIDLGPHAGSEGGWIVAEGTPEDVVQQAVQHQAATRSNGSPSTKEHHAQQKTRATSSITLSDTDQHRSLTGEILAGVLAAGAVGERETFDAEAARKKKAGDLDPSKIGADAKMPWEVDGRKWHTVDGLANNGRPRRWNGAILSRIVDALEESEQFSATNWNERSTVEIAAKKKSIGWFLHAYSGDEWLVTFKFRVPKKSFEEAELSADLNLKDVNDLDHLPVYNRQPRVRIRPSTNGPFEDVTISIVEPAEIETPSFERFFQTAQKAFVERASSEALNLEDLTPWKKLGRKWHMMRKGFLQGSIEWEPAVLEELVTRLEEILPNAVIDWTQKVIVNFVIDKKPVLNLVTKRPAALDLTLFVPAGAVQLGQIASFGTDPGISSHKVGLDAVRIRFTNVSQVKSTAFQTFLRELWSNVKA